A genomic window from Nocardioides jiangxiensis includes:
- a CDS encoding NRAMP family divalent metal transporter, with the protein MKKYLAVALGILTAIGGFVDIGDLVTNAVVGSRFGMSMGVVVAVGVLGICVYAEMSGRVACVSRRATFDLVRERLGPRLGLLNLVASMLVTFLTFIAEIGGVALSLELVSSVSYLLLVPFVALVVWLVLWRAKFSHMENVLGLLGLCLVAFSVALWQLGPDWGDYLGQAARFDKPADEDWSTWAYYAVALFGAAMTPYEVFFFSSGGVEEKWTPEDLGVMRANVFIGFPLGGLLSLSIAGVATAVLLPQGIGVDALGQVALPVAVALGKVGLAVVIIGFVAATFGAACETGLGVGYSIAQYFGWQWGKFVTPRQASRFHAMLLVATLAAVAVLMSTVDPILVTEASVVFSAVALPLTYFPILVVANDPDYLGEYVNGRVTNALGLVYLVLLTVVALAALPLMVITGMGA; encoded by the coding sequence GTGAAGAAGTACCTGGCCGTCGCCCTCGGCATCCTGACCGCGATCGGCGGCTTCGTCGACATCGGCGACCTGGTCACCAACGCCGTCGTGGGCTCCCGCTTCGGCATGTCGATGGGCGTCGTCGTCGCCGTCGGCGTGCTCGGCATCTGCGTGTACGCCGAGATGTCCGGCCGCGTCGCCTGCGTCTCGCGCCGCGCGACGTTCGACCTGGTCCGCGAGCGGCTCGGCCCCCGGCTCGGCCTGCTCAACCTCGTCGCGTCGATGCTGGTCACGTTCCTGACCTTCATCGCGGAGATCGGCGGCGTCGCGCTGTCGCTGGAGCTGGTCAGCTCGGTCAGCTACCTGCTGCTCGTGCCGTTCGTGGCACTCGTCGTGTGGCTCGTCCTGTGGCGCGCGAAGTTCTCGCACATGGAGAACGTCCTCGGCCTCCTCGGCCTCTGCCTCGTCGCCTTCTCGGTGGCGCTGTGGCAGCTCGGCCCGGACTGGGGCGACTACCTGGGCCAGGCCGCCCGCTTCGACAAGCCCGCCGACGAGGACTGGTCCACGTGGGCGTACTACGCCGTCGCGCTGTTCGGCGCCGCGATGACGCCCTACGAGGTCTTCTTCTTCTCCAGCGGGGGCGTCGAGGAGAAGTGGACGCCCGAGGACCTCGGCGTCATGCGCGCCAACGTCTTCATCGGCTTCCCCCTCGGCGGCCTGCTGTCGCTCTCGATCGCGGGCGTCGCGACCGCCGTCCTGCTGCCGCAGGGCATCGGCGTCGACGCGCTCGGCCAGGTGGCGCTGCCGGTCGCGGTGGCGCTGGGCAAGGTCGGGCTCGCCGTCGTGATCATCGGCTTCGTCGCCGCGACCTTCGGTGCCGCCTGCGAGACAGGACTCGGCGTCGGCTACTCGATCGCGCAGTACTTCGGGTGGCAGTGGGGCAAGTTCGTCACCCCGCGCCAGGCCTCGCGCTTCCACGCCATGCTGCTGGTCGCGACGCTCGCCGCAGTCGCCGTGCTCATGTCGACCGTGGACCCGATCCTCGTCACGGAGGCCTCCGTCGTGTTCTCGGCGGTCGCGCTCCCCCTCACCTACTTCCCGATCCTCGTCGTGGCCAACGATCCCGACTACCTCGGCGAGTACGTCAACGGCCGGGTCACGAACGCCCTCGGCCTCGTCTACCTGGTGCTCCTGACGGTGGTCGCGCTGGCCGCGCTGCCGCTGATGGTGATCACCGGAATGGGGGCCTGA
- a CDS encoding SHOCT domain-containing protein has protein sequence MMFDDYGNHAWAWMGLAMVGSVVVLVVAGIWLVELVAGWPWRDRDHPIRDEVQHLEHSPRREARRLLDERLARGEIDPEEYRSRRRALDE, from the coding sequence ATGATGTTCGACGACTACGGGAACCACGCCTGGGCCTGGATGGGGCTGGCGATGGTCGGTTCGGTGGTGGTCCTCGTCGTGGCCGGGATCTGGCTGGTCGAGCTCGTGGCGGGCTGGCCCTGGCGCGACCGGGACCACCCCATTCGCGACGAGGTGCAGCACCTCGAGCACAGCCCGCGGCGGGAGGCGCGCCGCCTGCTGGACGAGCGGCTCGCGCGCGGGGAGATCGACCCCGAGGAGTACCGGTCGCGACGGCGTGCGCTCGACGAGTGA
- a CDS encoding HNH endonuclease encodes MTPPPRRPLPEVLPGEDRTFNPAPDGAPLFVDLVPASCWFTNVRSHLAPADWDRVRRMVYERAGHRCEACGEPARPQQRIWLEAHERWAYDEAPTDEPFASFGMPVQRLRRLVCLCTRCHETTHLGLAGLRGHHERAFDHLCAVNGWTRSRARIHVTEANRLFEERSRVEWLLDLNILLLAGVQVLPPR; translated from the coding sequence GTGACTCCCCCGCCCCGGCGCCCGCTTCCCGAGGTCCTGCCCGGCGAGGACCGGACCTTCAACCCGGCACCGGACGGCGCACCGCTCTTCGTCGACCTGGTTCCGGCGTCCTGCTGGTTCACCAACGTCCGCTCGCACCTCGCGCCCGCCGACTGGGACCGCGTGCGGCGGATGGTCTACGAACGAGCCGGACACCGGTGCGAGGCCTGCGGGGAGCCGGCCCGGCCACAGCAGCGGATCTGGCTCGAGGCCCACGAGCGCTGGGCCTACGACGAGGCGCCGACCGACGAGCCGTTCGCGTCGTTCGGCATGCCCGTGCAGCGGCTGCGCCGCCTGGTCTGCCTCTGCACCCGGTGCCACGAGACGACCCACCTCGGGCTCGCAGGGCTGCGCGGCCACCACGAGCGGGCGTTCGACCACCTGTGCGCCGTCAACGGCTGGACCCGGTCCCGGGCCCGCATCCACGTCACCGAGGCGAACCGTCTCTTCGAGGAGCGCTCGCGCGTCGAGTGGCTGCTCGACCTGAACATCCTCCTGCTCGCGGGGGTCCAGGTGCTCCCGCCCCGGTAA
- a CDS encoding universal stress protein has product MEKTSGPVVVGWDASPEAHLALQQAHARAERESRPLRVVIALGDIGRLSRWADEWTRGLGDEWCEKARKVLAELGRPDLVPDLVVGTPAEVLARESRTASAVVVGAGGHGPLFGRLLGSVSQQLARHAACPLLVVRAGGVAVGPVVVGVDGSPGSMAALEFALAEGAARRVPVDALYVPQHLPGYVYWEGSTPVELLRDLEAYDAEVQASVADVLSRHPEVVAQVRTADGSAAHEITRASENASLVVVGARGTGGLPGLLLGSVANAVLHHSHCPVAVIHAPVEEEGDLPCD; this is encoded by the coding sequence ATGGAGAAGACGTCGGGTCCGGTGGTCGTGGGCTGGGATGCCAGCCCGGAGGCACACCTCGCACTGCAGCAGGCGCACGCGCGCGCTGAGCGGGAGTCACGTCCCCTGCGCGTGGTGATCGCGCTCGGTGACATCGGCCGACTCTCCCGCTGGGCCGACGAGTGGACCCGCGGTCTCGGCGACGAGTGGTGCGAGAAGGCCCGCAAGGTGCTCGCCGAGCTCGGGCGCCCCGACCTGGTCCCCGACCTCGTCGTGGGCACACCGGCGGAGGTGCTGGCCCGTGAGAGCCGCACCGCCTCCGCCGTGGTGGTCGGTGCCGGCGGCCACGGACCGCTCTTCGGCCGGCTGCTGGGCTCGGTGAGCCAGCAGCTGGCCCGTCACGCCGCCTGCCCGCTGCTCGTGGTGCGGGCGGGCGGAGTGGCGGTCGGTCCGGTGGTCGTCGGCGTCGACGGTTCGCCCGGCAGCATGGCGGCCTTGGAGTTCGCGCTGGCGGAGGGTGCGGCGCGCCGTGTCCCCGTCGACGCGCTCTACGTCCCGCAGCACCTGCCGGGCTACGTGTACTGGGAGGGGTCCACGCCGGTCGAGCTGCTGCGGGACCTCGAGGCCTACGACGCCGAGGTCCAGGCCAGCGTCGCCGATGTGCTGTCGCGCCACCCGGAGGTGGTCGCGCAGGTGCGGACCGCCGACGGCTCGGCAGCTCACGAGATCACCCGGGCCTCGGAAAACGCCTCCCTGGTGGTCGTCGGCGCACGCGGCACCGGTGGCCTGCCCGGGCTGCTGCTCGGCTCGGTCGCGAACGCCGTGCTGCACCATTCGCACTGCCCGGTCGCGGTGATCCACGCGCCGGTCGAGGAGGAAGGAGACCTGCCATGCGACTGA
- a CDS encoding acyl-CoA dehydrogenase family protein produces MIVARQYDKLFHDLLSPQDVLDARARAREVADRIVAPAAARIANGDEQVDGFPRDVFDALAAEGLFGVGFGSEVGGHGLAHPATATAATIEELAYHSSSIGAVFDVHCILSGNALNQGTDEQKQRWLTKIVSGEIVGAFATTEPDASTDLSIDALKTEAVPTAGGWVLNGHKRWISNSPVAGEIVVLAKTGERMSMFIVDTSLPGVTVGTPDRKMGNRGQLTADVHFTDVHIDGAELLGGVEGHGLRQALQTLTFGRIGIAAAGVGMAQRAFDLIVEQVSTREAFGRKVGANQHWQFLLADRATEIENARNLYLKAALRLDAGNPFPEPEAAMAKLYGTRLSVDIARDAVQAYGGFGFARELAADGTPGPVEALYRDSKIGEIYEGTNEIQKWVIARQILGRDITG; encoded by the coding sequence ATGATCGTTGCGCGCCAGTACGACAAGCTCTTCCACGACCTGCTCTCGCCCCAGGACGTCCTCGACGCCCGCGCCCGGGCCCGCGAGGTCGCCGACCGCATCGTCGCGCCCGCCGCCGCGCGGATCGCGAACGGCGACGAGCAGGTCGACGGCTTCCCCCGCGACGTCTTCGACGCCCTCGCCGCCGAGGGCCTCTTCGGCGTCGGCTTCGGCAGCGAGGTCGGCGGCCACGGCCTGGCGCACCCGGCCACCGCGACCGCCGCCACGATCGAGGAGCTCGCCTACCACTCCAGCAGCATCGGCGCAGTCTTCGACGTCCACTGCATCCTGTCGGGCAACGCCCTCAACCAGGGCACCGACGAGCAGAAGCAGCGCTGGCTGACCAAGATCGTCTCCGGCGAGATCGTCGGCGCCTTCGCCACCACCGAGCCGGACGCGTCGACCGACCTCTCCATCGACGCCCTGAAGACCGAGGCCGTGCCGACCGCCGGCGGCTGGGTGCTCAACGGCCACAAGCGCTGGATCTCCAACTCGCCCGTCGCCGGCGAGATCGTGGTCCTGGCCAAGACCGGCGAGCGGATGTCGATGTTCATCGTCGACACCTCGCTGCCGGGCGTCACCGTCGGCACCCCCGACCGCAAGATGGGCAACCGTGGCCAGCTGACGGCGGACGTCCACTTCACCGACGTCCACATCGACGGCGCCGAGCTCCTCGGCGGCGTCGAGGGCCACGGCCTGCGCCAGGCGCTGCAGACACTCACCTTCGGCCGCATCGGCATCGCCGCCGCCGGGGTCGGCATGGCCCAGCGCGCCTTCGACCTGATCGTCGAGCAGGTCTCCACCCGCGAGGCGTTCGGACGCAAGGTCGGCGCCAACCAGCACTGGCAGTTCCTCCTCGCCGACCGCGCGACCGAGATCGAGAACGCGCGCAACCTCTACCTCAAGGCAGCCCTGCGCCTGGACGCGGGCAACCCGTTCCCCGAGCCCGAGGCCGCGATGGCCAAGCTCTACGGCACCCGCCTCTCGGTCGACATCGCCCGCGACGCGGTGCAGGCCTACGGCGGCTTCGGCTTCGCCCGCGAGCTGGCCGCGGACGGCACTCCGGGGCCGGTGGAGGCGCTCTACCGGGACTCCAAGATCGGCGAGATCTACGAGGGCACCAACGAGATCCAGAAGTGGGTCATCGCCCGCCAGATCCTCGGCCGCGACATCACCGGCTGA
- a CDS encoding VOC family protein, with translation MTISKIAVAMFSVADQDAAVAYYTGTLGWEVRSDVSFGEGDQAGRWVEVAPPGSDARLALNPPMNGEPGGGAIGVETPDVDATRAVLEAAGATLGEPMGGDGTVPRMFSVTDPDGNWIWVVQER, from the coding sequence ATGACCATCTCGAAGATCGCCGTCGCCATGTTCTCCGTCGCGGACCAGGACGCAGCAGTCGCCTACTACACCGGCACCCTCGGGTGGGAGGTGCGCTCGGACGTCTCCTTCGGCGAGGGTGACCAGGCGGGTCGCTGGGTCGAGGTCGCTCCCCCGGGCTCCGATGCCCGCCTCGCGCTCAACCCGCCGATGAACGGCGAGCCCGGCGGCGGCGCCATCGGCGTCGAGACCCCGGACGTCGACGCCACCCGCGCCGTTCTCGAGGCCGCCGGCGCCACGCTGGGCGAACCGATGGGCGGTGACGGCACCGTGCCGCGCATGTTCTCCGTCACCGATCCCGACGGCAACTGGATCTGGGTCGTGCAGGAGCGCTGA
- a CDS encoding MarR family winged helix-turn-helix transcriptional regulator, whose product MTGGAQASETTRPTLVPGGIANHPSCLLVRLGQVAYRLQEQAISPLGVRVRHFSVLQLLADLGPTGQVDLGRQLRIDPATMAAALDHLESLDAVVRERDTADRRRYVVALTRDGRALLQQIVAAFGRVDRMIDDELGGRAGDLLTSLQTIATSQPLIEAFDGENA is encoded by the coding sequence ATGACGGGCGGCGCACAGGCTTCAGAGACGACGAGGCCGACCCTCGTCCCCGGCGGGATCGCCAACCACCCGAGCTGCCTGCTCGTGCGGCTCGGCCAGGTCGCCTACCGGCTCCAGGAGCAGGCGATCAGCCCGCTCGGTGTCCGCGTGCGGCACTTCAGCGTGCTCCAGCTGCTCGCCGACCTCGGCCCCACCGGACAGGTCGACCTGGGCCGCCAGCTACGCATCGACCCGGCCACGATGGCCGCCGCCCTCGACCACCTCGAGTCCCTCGACGCAGTGGTCCGCGAGCGCGACACCGCCGATCGCCGGCGCTACGTGGTCGCCCTGACCCGCGACGGCCGCGCGTTGCTGCAGCAGATCGTGGCGGCGTTCGGGCGGGTGGACCGGATGATCGACGACGAGCTCGGCGGCCGCGCCGGCGACCTGCTCACCTCGCTGCAGACGATCGCCACCAGCCAGCCGCTGATCGAGGCGTTCGACGGAGAGAACGCCTAA
- a CDS encoding response regulator has product MTIRVFLLDDHEVVRRGLRDLLESAGDIEVVGESGSAVQATAMIPALKPDVAVLDGRLPDGSGVDVCRDIRSVDPTIRGLVLTSYDDDEALFAAIMAGASGYVLKQITGTDLIDAVRRVAEGQSLIDPTLTARVLERVRSGASGPEELESLTAREREIFELIAEGLTNRQIGERLFLAEKTVKNYVSNLLAKLGLERRTQAAVLASRLLH; this is encoded by the coding sequence ATGACGATCCGTGTGTTCCTGCTCGACGACCACGAGGTCGTCCGTCGCGGCCTCCGCGACCTCCTCGAGTCCGCAGGCGACATCGAGGTCGTGGGGGAGAGTGGCTCGGCGGTCCAGGCGACCGCGATGATCCCCGCGCTCAAGCCCGACGTCGCCGTCCTCGACGGGCGCCTGCCCGACGGCAGCGGAGTCGACGTGTGCCGCGACATCCGCTCGGTCGACCCCACGATCCGCGGTCTCGTGCTGACGTCGTACGACGACGACGAGGCGCTCTTCGCGGCGATCATGGCCGGCGCGTCCGGCTACGTCCTGAAGCAGATCACCGGCACCGACCTGATCGACGCCGTGCGTCGCGTCGCCGAGGGTCAGTCGCTGATCGACCCGACGCTGACCGCACGGGTCCTCGAGCGGGTGCGCTCGGGTGCGTCGGGCCCGGAGGAGCTCGAGTCGCTCACCGCCCGTGAGCGGGAGATCTTCGAGCTGATCGCCGAGGGCCTGACCAACCGACAGATCGGCGAGCGGCTCTTCCTCGCCGAGAAGACGGTCAAGAACTACGTCTCGAACCTGCTCGCCAAGCTCGGCCTGGAGCGCCGCACCCAGGCGGCCGTCCTGGCTTCACGCCTGCTGCACTGA
- a CDS encoding carboxylate-amine ligase: MRTVGVEEEFLLLDAHRDDSRPTAAEVLLLATPLTGQDGTRSGTATEGSLVAELKQQQLESNSSPHTTMSSLVADLSSWRRKAATAAERAGARLLASGTSPVPVVPLQVHTDRYDRMDRQFGLLSREHLTCGCHVHVAVDSDEEAVGVLDRIRAWLPVLLALSANSPLWQGGDSDYASWRTQVMGRWPGAGPIDVLGSADRYHALVESMIRTGVLLDDGMVYFDARVSVANPTVEIRVPDVCLDVGDTILVASLTRALVETAARAWAAGEAPPDVPSDLIRLATWRASRFGIDGDLLDPLACTSVAPRSAVGALVEHVREALRDAGDEELVTHRIERLFTLGNGARRQRRALQESGLDGVVEMLVVDTVAGA, encoded by the coding sequence ATGCGCACCGTCGGAGTGGAGGAGGAGTTCCTCCTGCTGGACGCGCACCGCGACGACAGCCGCCCCACCGCTGCCGAGGTGCTGCTGCTGGCCACCCCTCTCACCGGACAGGACGGCACACGCAGTGGCACCGCGACGGAGGGGTCGCTCGTCGCCGAGCTCAAGCAGCAGCAGCTGGAGTCCAACAGCTCGCCCCACACGACGATGAGCAGCCTCGTCGCCGACCTCTCCTCGTGGCGCCGGAAGGCAGCGACAGCGGCCGAGCGGGCCGGGGCACGACTCCTCGCCAGCGGCACGTCGCCGGTGCCCGTCGTACCCCTGCAGGTGCACACCGACCGCTACGACCGGATGGACCGCCAGTTCGGACTGCTGTCGCGCGAGCACCTGACCTGCGGCTGCCACGTGCACGTCGCCGTCGACTCGGACGAGGAGGCCGTCGGGGTCCTCGACCGGATCCGGGCCTGGCTGCCGGTGCTGCTCGCGCTCAGCGCCAACTCGCCGCTCTGGCAGGGCGGCGACAGCGACTACGCCAGCTGGCGCACCCAGGTCATGGGGCGCTGGCCCGGCGCCGGACCGATCGACGTCCTCGGCAGTGCCGACAGGTACCACGCGCTCGTCGAGTCGATGATCCGGACCGGGGTCCTCCTCGACGACGGGATGGTCTACTTCGACGCGCGCGTCTCCGTCGCCAACCCGACCGTGGAGATCCGCGTCCCCGACGTCTGCCTGGACGTGGGCGATACCATCCTGGTCGCGTCCCTCACCCGGGCGCTCGTCGAGACCGCCGCCCGCGCGTGGGCGGCGGGCGAGGCACCACCCGACGTGCCGAGCGACCTGATCCGGCTCGCCACCTGGCGGGCCTCACGCTTCGGCATCGACGGCGACCTGCTCGACCCCTTGGCGTGTACGTCGGTCGCGCCGCGGTCGGCCGTCGGAGCGCTCGTGGAGCACGTCCGCGAGGCTCTGCGCGACGCAGGCGACGAGGAGCTCGTCACCCACCGCATCGAACGCCTGTTCACGCTCGGCAACGGTGCCCGCCGCCAACGCCGCGCCCTGCAGGAGAGCGGACTCGACGGCGTCGTCGAGATGCTCGTGGTCGACACCGTCGCCGGCGCCTGA
- the helR gene encoding RNA polymerase recycling motor ATPase HelR, translating into MTTSVFDLPDALAGKARPDLIAADATHFAHIERVLADQLGGLADRLDETRRQPGGHGQAALDRDLEIHRLTARARMLRRYSLDLCLGRMVRADDPGHPVYIGRLGLIDGDGRQLLVDWRSPAAEPFFAATAADPRGLASRRRYRWTGGRITDFWDEAWTEEGRAHAALDDDSAFLASLGSSREPRMRDVLGTLQADQDAIIRAGSRGALVVDGGPGTGKTVVALHRAAYLLYADPRLGREQGTRRGGVLVVGPHQPYLAYVADVLPSLGEEGVQTCTLRDLVPGCGDLRHEQDAAVARLKADRRMVEAIEPAVGLYEEPPTTSLLVETPWGDLRLTAGDWAEAFGTPDPGTPHNEARAEVHDALVDILLDRYNGDDGERDRLRRHLRRHPALVDALGGAWPLLDPFDVVGDLWEVPAYLRHCAPWLGSEELQLLRRTDPRAWTMADLPLLDAARRRVGDPDASRRRARNEAVLASERAERSFVIDQLIEHDDSEMKLMSMLRGQDAQNDLDDPSGLVEVSPNLLAGPFAHIVVDEAQELTDAEWQTLLARCPSRSFTIVGDRAQARAGFPESWEARLRRVGFTEVRTASLSINYRTPEEVMAEAAPVIRQEIPDANVPTSIRRAGVAVRHGVRAGLAGVVADWVAANPSGTACVIGDPSYAATDRVQSLSPTLAKGLEFDLVVLVDPGSFGAGVAGAVDRYVAMTRTTRELVVLS; encoded by the coding sequence GTGACCACGTCCGTCTTCGACCTGCCCGACGCCCTGGCCGGCAAGGCCCGGCCCGACCTCATCGCCGCTGACGCCACCCACTTCGCCCACATCGAGCGGGTCCTTGCCGACCAGCTGGGCGGGCTCGCCGACCGCCTCGACGAGACCCGTCGCCAGCCCGGCGGCCACGGCCAGGCGGCGCTCGACCGCGACCTCGAGATCCACCGGCTCACTGCCCGCGCGCGGATGCTGCGCCGGTACAGCCTGGACCTCTGCCTGGGACGGATGGTCCGGGCCGACGACCCGGGCCATCCCGTCTACATCGGGCGCCTCGGGCTCATCGACGGCGACGGTCGGCAGCTCCTGGTCGACTGGCGGTCGCCCGCAGCCGAGCCCTTCTTCGCGGCCACGGCCGCGGATCCGCGCGGGCTCGCGAGCCGGCGCCGGTACCGGTGGACGGGCGGACGCATCACCGACTTCTGGGACGAGGCGTGGACCGAGGAGGGGAGGGCGCACGCGGCGCTCGACGACGACTCCGCGTTCCTCGCCAGCCTCGGCAGCAGCCGCGAGCCGCGGATGCGCGACGTCCTCGGCACGCTGCAGGCCGACCAGGACGCGATCATCCGGGCCGGTTCGCGCGGAGCGCTGGTCGTGGACGGCGGTCCGGGCACCGGCAAGACCGTCGTGGCGCTGCACCGCGCGGCCTACCTCCTGTACGCCGACCCTCGCCTGGGCCGGGAACAGGGCACCCGTCGTGGTGGCGTCCTCGTGGTCGGGCCGCACCAGCCCTACCTCGCCTACGTGGCGGATGTGCTGCCGAGCCTGGGCGAGGAGGGCGTGCAGACGTGCACGCTTCGCGACCTCGTGCCCGGCTGTGGTGACCTCCGGCACGAGCAGGACGCCGCCGTGGCCCGGCTGAAGGCCGACCGGCGCATGGTGGAGGCGATCGAGCCGGCAGTCGGCCTCTACGAGGAGCCACCGACCACTTCGCTCCTCGTCGAGACGCCCTGGGGCGACCTTCGCCTGACGGCGGGGGACTGGGCCGAGGCCTTCGGCACCCCCGACCCCGGTACGCCGCACAACGAGGCCCGGGCCGAGGTGCATGACGCCCTCGTCGACATCCTGCTGGACCGGTACAACGGCGACGACGGCGAGCGCGACCGCCTCCGACGCCACCTCCGGCGACACCCGGCCCTCGTCGACGCGCTCGGTGGGGCGTGGCCGCTGCTCGACCCGTTCGACGTCGTCGGCGACCTGTGGGAGGTGCCGGCCTACCTGCGGCACTGCGCTCCGTGGCTCGGGTCGGAGGAGCTGCAGCTGCTCCGACGGACCGACCCGCGGGCCTGGACCATGGCGGACCTCCCGCTGCTGGATGCAGCGCGTCGGCGAGTGGGTGACCCTGACGCGTCGCGGCGCAGGGCGCGCAACGAGGCGGTGCTGGCATCCGAACGTGCCGAACGGTCCTTCGTCATCGACCAGCTGATCGAGCACGACGACTCGGAGATGAAGCTGATGTCCATGCTGCGCGGGCAGGACGCGCAGAACGACCTCGACGATCCCTCCGGCCTGGTCGAAGTCTCCCCGAACCTGCTCGCCGGGCCCTTCGCCCACATCGTCGTCGACGAGGCGCAGGAGCTCACCGATGCCGAGTGGCAGACGCTCCTCGCCCGCTGCCCGAGCCGGAGCTTCACCATCGTCGGTGACCGCGCACAGGCGCGCGCCGGGTTTCCCGAGAGCTGGGAGGCGCGGCTGCGGCGCGTCGGCTTCACCGAGGTCCGGACGGCGTCGCTGTCGATCAACTACCGCACGCCCGAGGAGGTGATGGCGGAGGCGGCGCCGGTGATCCGGCAGGAGATCCCCGACGCCAACGTCCCGACGTCGATCCGGCGCGCCGGCGTCGCGGTCCGCCACGGAGTGCGTGCCGGGCTGGCCGGCGTCGTGGCGGACTGGGTCGCGGCGAACCCGAGCGGAACGGCGTGCGTCATCGGCGACCCGTCGTACGCTGCGACGGACCGGGTGCAGTCGCTGAGCCCCACGCTCGCGAAGGGCCTCGAGTTCGACCTCGTCGTGCTCGTGGACCCGGGTTCCTTCGGCGCCGGGGTGGCAGGTGCGGTCGACCGCTACGTGGCCATGACCCGGACGACGCGCGAGCTGGTCGTCCTCTCCTGA
- a CDS encoding spermidine synthase, with the protein MAELFVLEMDGLQQSAVDPDDPTRLVFDYVRRIGDLIDAMPAGPLRVLHVGGAAMTLPRYVAATRRGSRQVVLEPDESVIARVERELPLPPRSGIEVRAEDGQTGVAGIRPGSQDLVILDAYDGGVVPEALTSAPWIRQVRGVLAPRGVCVANIVDRPPYPRIRPFVAAARDFGGLVVAVEPATLKGRREGNMLIACGAVPREAFPDDATEFRVFRGQAVADAFG; encoded by the coding sequence GTGGCGGAGCTCTTCGTCCTCGAGATGGACGGCCTGCAGCAGTCGGCGGTCGATCCCGACGACCCGACCCGGCTGGTCTTCGACTACGTGCGCCGCATCGGCGACCTCATCGACGCGATGCCTGCCGGGCCGCTCCGGGTGCTCCACGTCGGCGGTGCGGCGATGACGCTGCCGCGGTACGTCGCGGCCACCCGTCGGGGTTCGCGCCAGGTCGTGCTCGAGCCCGACGAGTCGGTGATCGCGCGGGTCGAGCGGGAGCTCCCGCTTCCGCCGCGCTCCGGGATCGAGGTCCGGGCCGAGGACGGTCAGACCGGCGTCGCCGGGATCCGGCCCGGTTCGCAGGACCTCGTCATCCTCGACGCGTACGACGGGGGCGTCGTGCCCGAGGCTCTGACGTCTGCCCCGTGGATCCGTCAGGTGCGGGGCGTCCTGGCTCCGCGCGGGGTGTGCGTGGCCAACATCGTCGACCGGCCGCCGTACCCCCGGATCCGGCCGTTCGTCGCGGCGGCGCGCGACTTCGGCGGCCTCGTGGTCGCGGTCGAGCCTGCGACGCTCAAGGGGCGTCGCGAGGGCAACATGCTGATCGCGTGCGGGGCGGTGCCGCGCGAGGCGTTCCCCGACGACGCGACCGAGTTCCGGGTCTTCCGCGGGCAGGCGGTTGCCGACGCCTTCGGCTGA
- a CDS encoding pyridoxamine 5'-phosphate oxidase family protein, translated as MDTELRYRECRDLLAATTVGRCALSTPQGPVIVPVNHTVVDDALILRTSPYSQLGTYGWSARIAYEVDSYDEATRSGWSVIAVGTCERVEDLAEARFLRTFHDPDPWATGARTLYLRLRWDELTGRRIGVTRTDVRSVG; from the coding sequence ATGGACACCGAGCTGCGCTACCGCGAGTGCCGGGACCTCCTGGCCGCCACCACGGTCGGCCGCTGCGCCCTCAGCACACCGCAGGGCCCGGTCATCGTGCCGGTCAACCACACGGTCGTGGACGACGCCCTCATCCTGCGCACCTCTCCCTACAGCCAGCTCGGGACCTACGGGTGGAGCGCCCGCATCGCCTACGAGGTCGACTCCTACGACGAAGCCACACGCTCGGGCTGGAGCGTCATCGCTGTCGGCACCTGCGAACGGGTCGAGGACCTGGCAGAAGCCAGGTTCCTGCGCACCTTCCACGACCCCGACCCGTGGGCGACCGGTGCACGGACCCTCTACCTGCGGCTGCGCTGGGACGAGCTGACCGGTCGGCGGATCGGGGTGACCCGAACGGATGTCCGTTCGGTGGGGTGA
- a CDS encoding pyridoxamine 5'-phosphate oxidase family protein produces the protein MRLIDEAEKLFQGEIVELARPECLRLLAQSRVGRVAVNDADGPLVAPVNGRTDGVDVYFRLREGSLLAAALADGRASYEIDGFDEFRQAGWSVLVRGDAHRISPEDLPEHRSEWPRPWAAGERDVWIRLSGDTISGRRLQP, from the coding sequence ATGCGACTGATCGACGAGGCGGAGAAGCTGTTCCAGGGAGAGATCGTCGAGCTGGCCCGGCCGGAGTGCCTGCGCCTGCTCGCGCAGAGCCGGGTGGGGCGGGTGGCGGTCAATGACGCCGACGGTCCGCTGGTGGCCCCGGTCAACGGGCGCACCGACGGTGTCGACGTGTACTTCCGGCTGCGGGAGGGGTCGCTGCTCGCCGCTGCGCTCGCCGACGGGCGCGCGTCGTACGAGATCGACGGGTTCGACGAGTTCCGCCAGGCGGGCTGGAGCGTCCTGGTCCGCGGTGACGCGCACCGGATCAGTCCCGAGGACCTGCCCGAGCACCGGTCGGAGTGGCCGCGCCCCTGGGCTGCGGGGGAGCGAGACGTGTGGATCCGGCTCTCGGGCGACACCATCTCGGGACGGAGGCTGCAACCATGA